The proteins below come from a single Metarhizium brunneum chromosome 1, complete sequence genomic window:
- the STE14 gene encoding Protein-S-isoprenylcysteine O-methyltransferase: MSTQWSKTLSFEDRHTLSAPSPSSTPDEPATHTWSRPPLKNLTPGQPMSLAGISLRAFALGLTASLGLVSTALVLALTSSPLWRVPLFLCALSTFHFLEFWTTAAANTPEATVHAFLLTANWPAYPVAHAVACAECVLTEVVFPGRRWAPPGLGTALTLVGLVMVVGGQVVRSVAMLTAGQSFNHTVQTRKADSHTLVTTGVYGLWRHPSYFGFFYWGLGTQLVLGNVFCFVAYAYVLWKFFSSRVRVEEKGLVKFFGDDYVQYRRRVGTMIPFVG; the protein is encoded by the coding sequence ATGTCCACCCAATGGAGCAAAACGCTCAGCTTCGAGGACCGCCACACCCTCTCGGCCCCCTCGCCCTCATCAACCCCCGATGAGCCAGCAACTCACACATGGAGCCGGCCGCCCCTCAAGAACCTCACCCCCGGCCAGCCCATGTCCCTCGCGGGCATATCCCTCCGCGCcttcgccctcggcctcaCCGCCTCCCTCGGCCTCGTGTCCACGGCGCTCGTCCTGGCGCTCACGTCCTCGCCGCTCTGGCGCGTGCCCCTGTTCCTCTGCGCCCTGTCCACCTTCCACTTCCTCGAGTTCTggaccaccgccgccgccaacaccCCCGAGGCCACGGTCCACGCCTTCCTCCTGACGGCCAACTGGCCCGCGTACCCCGTCGCCCACGCCGTCGCCTGCGCAGAGTGCGTGCTGACCGAGGTGGTGTTTCCGGGCCGGAGATGGGCGCCGCCCGGGCTGGGCACGGCCCTGACGCTCGTGGGCCTCGTCATGGTCGTGGGCGGCCAGGTGGTCAGGAGCGTGGCCATGCTGACGGCCGGGCAGAGCTTCAACCACACGGTGCAGACGAGGAAGGCGGACTCGCACACGCTCGTCACCACGGGCGTGTACGGGCTCTGGAGGCATCCCAGTTACTTTGGTTTCTTTTACTGGGGGCTGGGCACGCAGCTGGTCCTGGGCAACGTGTTTTGCTTCGTGGCGTATGCCTATGTCCTGTGGAAGTTTTTCAGCAGTAGGGTGAGGGTGGAGGAGAAAGGACTGGTCAAGTTTTTTGGCGATGATTATGTACAGTATAGAAGGAGGGTTGGAACTATGATTCCGTTTGTCGGCTAG
- the dgat1 gene encoding Diacylglycerol O-acyltransferase 1, with product MSTATTTSVSPANGTVSKGNATRRRNRNASPGPVEGESEDATAAEKPRAAVAQKKYRHVAAVHSKSRPSCLSHDSDATPSFIGFRNLMVIVLVVGNLRLMIENLKKYGVLICLRCHSYKNEDVLIGGLLYFLIPCHLLVAYLIELAAAKQARGSRKRLKPGSTGPSEQDKSKFHSTWVLVAWAHGINMTLALTLTTFVVYFYIHHPLVGTLTEMHAVIVSLKTASYAFTNRDLRHAYLHPVKGEHIPELYSKCPYPNNITFGNLAYFWWAPTLVYQPVYPRTNKIRWVFVFKRLGEVCCLSAFIWFASFQYAAPVLQNSLDKIASLDFLMILERLLKLSTISLVIWLAGFFALFQSFLNALAEVLRFGDRSFYDDWWNSESLGAYWRTWNRPVYTYFKRHVYVPMIGRGWSPWAASCAVFFVSAVLHEVLVGVPTHNIIGVAFLGMFLQLPLIAITAPLEKMKWGHTGKVMGNVIFWVSFTIFGQPFAALMYFYAWQAKYGSVSRQPMLALQT from the exons ATGAGcacggccaccaccaccagtgTCAGCCCGGCGAATGGCACCGTGAGCAAGGGAAATGCCACCAGGCGTCGCAACCGCAATGCATCTCCCGGCCCGGTCGAAGGGGAATCCGAAGACGCAACTGCAGCCGAGAAGCCCAgagccgccgtcgcccagAAGAAGTATCGTCACGTAGCAGCAGTGCATTCCAAGAGCCGCCCTTCGTGTTTAAGCCACGACTCCGATGCCACGCCAAGCTTTATCGGGTTTCGAAATCTCATGGTCATTGTCTTGG TTGTGGGTAATTTACGATTGATGATTGAAAATTTGAAAAAG TATGGTGTTTTGATATGCCTTCGATGTCATTCCTACAAGAATGAAGATGTCCTGATCGGCGGACTTCTCTACTTTCTCATTCCCTGCCATCTATTAGTCGCCTACTTGATCGAATTAGCCGCCGCAAAGCAGGCGCGAGGATCCCGTAAGCGCCTCAAACCTGGCTCTACCGGACCGTCGGAGCAAGACAAGTCCAAGTTTCATTCAACATGGGTACTGGTGGCCTGGGCTCATGGTATCAATATGACGCTTGCTTTGACCCTCACAACCTTTGTGGTTTACTTCTACATCCACCACCCGCTCGTTGGGACCTTGACCGAGATGCATGCCGTCATTGTGTCGCTGAAGACAGCCTCGTACGCATTCACCAACCGAGATCTTCGCCATGCTTACCTGCACCCCGTCAAAGGAGAGCATATCCCTGAACTCTACTCGAAATGCCCCTACCCGAATAATATCACTTTCGGCAACCTCGCCTACTTTTGGTGGGCGCCGACGCTGGTCTATCAGCCCGTGTACCCGCGCACCAACAAGATCAGATGGGTTTTTGTTTTTAAGAGGCTGGGCGAAGTATGCTGTTTAAGCGCATTCATCTGGTTCGCCAGCTTCCAATACGCCGCACCGGTTCTGCAGAACTCGCTCGACAAGATTGCTTCGTTGGACTTCCTCATGATCCTAGAGCGGCTGCTGAAGCTGTCAACCATTTCTCTGGTTATTTGGCTCGCAGGATTCTTTGCCCTGTTCCAGTCCTTCTTAAACGCACTGGCCGAAGTGCTGCGATTCGGCGACCGTTCATTTTACGACGACTGGTGGAATAGCGAGAGTCTTGGAGCATACTGGAGAACGTGGAACAGGCCCGTGTACACGTACTTTAAGCGTCATGTATATGTACCCATGATTGGACGTGGATGGAGCCCGTGGGCTGCAAGTTGCGCCGTCTTTTTTGTGTCTGCCGTGCTACACGAGGTTCTTGTTGGTGTTCCCACCCACAACATTATCG GCGTTGCTTTTCTAGGCATGTTCTTGCAGCTCCctctcatcgccatcacagCCCCTCTAGAGAAGATGAAATGGGGGCACACCGGCAAAGTAATGGGAAACGTGATCTTTTGGGTGTCCTTTACCATTTTCGGTCAGCCATTTGCGGCATTGATGTACTTTTACGCATGGCAGGCCAAGTATGGTAGCGTCAGTAGACAACCGATGCTTGCATTGCAGACATGA
- the NUC1 gene encoding Mitochondrial nuclease, which yields MSKSTLAMFAALGAGGGAALTAAAFALRTSPENKKPELPIATPPTARPNGAASTTTALAIPSQHVYSTPPAVLGAPVNPAGLFEYGFPGPVSDIASRAALISSYDRRTRNPHWVVEHITPESLCSRDGDRKHSVFLEDTAVPVQFRALLKDYFRSGYDRGHQVPAADAKWSQKAMNDTFYLTNISPQVGDGFNRDYWAHFEDFCRRLTGRYPSVRIVTGPLYLPRRDPVDGKWYVRYEMIGAPPSVAVPTHFYKVIFAEDGRAGGNVAIGAFVLPNAAIPNEKPITDFEVPIEAVERASGLEFANKLPVTRRKRLCAETTCALVIRDYADRQKAFGKGGQRAISPPPSPPPSPSS from the coding sequence ATGTCCAAATCAACTCTCGCAATGTTTGCTGCTCTCGGAGCTGGAGGCGGTGCTGCTCTCACGGCCGCCGCTTTTGCGCTCCGCACATCTCCCGAGAACAAGAAGCCCGAGCTTCCCATCGCGACACCTCCAACCGCCAGACCAAACGGCGCTGCCTCCACCACAACAGCCCTCGCCATCCCCTCGCAGCACGTCTATTCCACGCCCCCGGCCGTGCTGGGGGCTCCCGTCAACCCAGCCGGCCTCTTCGAGTACGGCTTCCCCGGCCCCGTCTCAGACATCGCCAGCCGCGCGGCCCTGATATCAAGCTACGACCGGCGAACGCGCAACCCGCACTGGGTCGTCGAGCACATCACGCCCGAGTCCCTCTGCAGCCGCGACGGCGACCGCAAGCACAGCGTCTTCCTCGAGGACACGGCGGTGCCCGTGCAGTTCCGCGCCCTCCTCAAGGACTACTTCCGCAGCGGCTACGACCGCGGCCACCAGgtgcccgccgccgacgcaaAGTGGTCCCAAAAGGCCATGAACGACACCTTCTACCTGACAAACATCAGCCCCCAGGTCGGCGACGGCTTCAACCGCGACTACTGGGCGCACTTTGAGGActtttgccgccgcctcaCCGGCCGCTACCCCAGCGTCCGCATCGTCACCGGCCCGCTGTATCTGCCTCGCAGGGACCCCGTCGACGGCAAGTGGTACGTCCGCTATGAGATGATTGGGGCGCCGCCCTCCGTCGCCGTCCCCACGCACTTCTACAAGGTCATCTTTGCCGAGGACGGCCGCGCCGGCGGAAACGTCGCCATTGGCGCCTTTGTCCTGcccaacgccgccatccccaaCGAGAAGCCCATCACCGACTTTGAGGTCCCCATCGAGGCTGTCGAGCGCGCCTCGGGCCTCGAGTTTGCCAACAAGCTGCCTGTTACGCGGCGCAAGAGGCTGTGCGCCGAAACCACCTGCGCTTTGGTCATTAGGGATTACGCCGACCGTCAGAAGGCGTTTGGAAAGGGCGGCCAGCGTGCtatttctcctcctccttcccctcctccttctccttcgtCATGA
- the ZRT3 gene encoding Zinc-regulated transporter 3 — protein sequence MELAAGGFDNDTRGWIMSVVSGIACIFGASIVCVDFIVRQFPGKRSFRIQESNIFLACSLSLSFGVMMFSALYSMLPESRDYLRKDAWADQPAGFVVMACFIGGFIGIQAVSRLLHRHMPSHVVDCDHTHDNATPQDSFSCNHSRRQSRVSRARRRLSRPRSSHSHAKLDAGHDAENGVALAGETTPLLPSSIETDSNGHRNPLKRHASTRADGMSQRPTSPLLASRGHATTTDLEAAARRPSMYEVQKRVMSFVRDTKCNCEEEGSCYGYTDPCGQECFKHLSTRSQSGPKHAASLRTTTGPFYLHSGSIFHAGHGHDDPDASISPLYRISRATSREPLFYPTDEETPDQEEHGSYCSSTEEGDLEISQHHHHVPTNAFLSIGLQTSIAIALHKFPEGFITYATNHANPTLGFNVFMALFVHNISEGFAMCLPLYMALGSRWRAIAWSAVLGGLSQPMGAGAAALWFKLAQRSNITPNALVYACLFAITSGIMVSVALQLFVEALSLNHNRNLCIFFGFLGMAILGLSNALFAAH from the exons ATGGAGCTGGCTGCGGGAGGATTTGACAATGACACCCGAGGGTGGATTATGAGCGTGGTCAGTGGCATAG CATGCATCTTCGGCGCCTCCATCGTGTGCGTCGACTTCATCGTCCGTCAGTTCCCAGGAAAGCGCAGCTTTCGCATCCAGGAGAGCAACATCTTCCTGGCGTGCTCGCTTTCCCTGAGCTTCGGAGTCATG ATGTTTTCCGCACTGTACAGTATGCTGCCCGAATCAAGGGACTATCTGAGGAAGGACGCCTGGGCCGATCAACCTGCCGGCTTTGTTGTCATGGCTTGCTTCATTGGAGGCTTCATTGGTATCCAAGCCGTGTCCCGCCTCCTACACAGGCACATGCCGTCGCATGTTGTTGATTGCGACCACACCCACGATAACGCAACCCCACAAGACAGCTTCTCGTGTAACCACAGTCGCAGACAGTCCAGAGTCAGCCGAGCACGAAGACGGCTCTCCCGTCCCCGGTCCTCCCATAGCCACGCGAAGTTGGATGCCGGTCATGACGCGGAGAACGGAGTGGCGCTCGCAGGCGAGACAACACCTTTATTACCGTCGTCCATCGAGACGGACAGCAATGGCCACCGAAATCCATTGAAGCGACACGCATCCACTAGAGCTGATGGAATGTCGCAACGCCCGACCAGCCCATTATTGGCCTCGAGAGGCCATGCAACAACTACTGACTTggaagcagcagctcgtcggccGTCCATGTACGAGGTACAGAAGCGCGTCATGTCCTTTGTCAGAGACACCAAGTGCAACTgtgaggaggaggggtcATGCTATGGTTACACAGATCCATGCGGACAAGAATGTTTCAAGCACCTCTCTACACGCTCGCAAAGCGGCCCTAAACATGCTGCTTCACTTCGAACCACCACCGGACCCTTCTATCTACACTCGGGCTCTATCTTTCATGCCGGTCATGGTCACGATGATCCCGACGCATCTATAAGCCCCCTGTACCGCATAAGCAGAGCTACTTCTCGCGAACCTCTTTTCTACCCAACAGATGAAGAAACCCCTGACCAGGAGGAGCATGGTTCATACTGCTCCTCTACGGAAGAAGGTGATCTCGAAATCAgccaacatcaccaccatgtTCCCACAAACGCCTTCCTTTCTATTGGTCTTCAAACATCCATTGCTATAGCTCTTCACAAGTTCCCGGAAGGCTTCATCACATACGCAACCAACCACGCCAATCCTACCCTCGGCTTCAACGTCTTCATGGCGCTCTTTGTACACAACATCTCGGAAGGATTTGCCATGTGCTTGCCCTTATATATGGCTCTCGGATCCCGCTGGCGCGCCATAGCATGGTCCGctgtcctcggcggcctgtCTCAGCCCATGGGAGCCGGCGCAGCAGCATTATGGTTCAAACTGGCGCAAAGGTCGAACATCACCCCGAATGCATTGGTATATGCCTGTTTATTCGCTATTACAAGTGGAATTATGGTGAGCGTAGCGTTGCAATTATTTGTAGAGGCATTAAGCTTGAATCACAACCGAAATTTGTGCATCTTTTTCGGGTTCCTAGGCATGGCTATTTTAGGGTTGAGCAATGCGTTATTTGCGGCACATTGA
- the ESD gene encoding S-formylglutathione hydrolase, producing the protein MAFTTNATIASFNGRILKLTHQSSSTSTPMNLNLFLPNTASSSKPAPLLIYLSGLTCTPDNVTEKGFLHAHASPLNLALLYPDTSPRGTNLPGEHDAYDFGSAASFYIDATKDPWDTNYRMESYLTTELPELLFANFKELDAQRVSITGHSMGGHGALTLFLKNPGKYKSVSAFAPICNPSQCPWGQKAFAGYLGDDKAEWAKHDATELVRRWKGNLNCLIDVGTGDNFYNSGQLLPENFVEAVKGAGVDGVNVRYHKAYDHSYFFISTFAEDHVRHAAKALGLL; encoded by the exons ATGGCCTTCACAACAAACGCCACAATCGCCTCCTTCAACGGTCGCATCCTCAAACTCACCCACCAGTCCAGCAGCACCTCGACGCCCATGAACCTCAACCTCTTCCTGCCCAacacggcatcgtcatccaaACCGGCCCCCCTCCTCATCTACCTCTCCGGCCTGACGTGCACGCCGGACAACGTCACCGAGAAGGGCTTCCTCCACGCCCACGCCTCGCCGCTcaacctcgccctcctctACCCAGACACGTCGCCGCGCGGCACCAACCTCCCCGGCGAGCACGACGCCTACGACTTTGGCAGCGCGGCGTCCTTCTACATCGACGCCACCAAGGACCCCTGGGACACCAACTACCGCATGGAGTCGTACCTCACCACGGAGCTGCCGGAGCTCCTCTTCGCCAACTTCAAGGAGCTGGACGCCCAGCGCGTCTCCATCACCGGTCACTCCAtgggcggccacggcgccctCACCCTCTTCCTCAAGAACCCCGGCAAGTACAAGAGCGTGAGCGCCTTTGCGCCCATCTGCAACCCCAGCCAGTGCCCGTGGGGGCAGAAGGCCTTCGCGGGGTACCTGggcgacgacaaggccgagtGGGCAAAGCACGATGCCACCGAGCTGGTGAGGCGCTGGAAGGGAAATCTAAACTGCCTGATTGACGTG GGCACCGGGGACAATTTCTACAACAGCGGCCAGCTGTTGCCGGAGAACtttgtcgaggccgtcaagggcGCGGGCGTGGATGGGGTCAATGTCCGCTATCACAAG GCCTATGATCACTCGTATTTCTTTATTTCGACGTTTGCCGAGGACCATGTTCGGCACGCTGCCAAGGCGCTCGGGTTGCTGTGA
- the rpb6 gene encoding DNA-directed RNA polymerases I, II, and III subunit, whose protein sequence is MSDFGDDDVGVGGDEPMLEEEEVTEYYDPEVLDNEDGERGENGDDADNVVVSGDPSAAANAVKAGEKSLKDKKIPEADRTTTPYMTKYERARILGTRALQISMNAPVLVDLEGETDPLQIAIKELREKKIPLIVRRYMPDGYYEDWTCEELLQ, encoded by the exons ATGTCTGACtttggcgatgacgatgttggcgtcggcgg AGACGAGCCCATgcttgaggaggaggaggttaCCGAGTACTACGACCCCGAGGTTCTAGACAATGAGGACGGCGAGCGTGGTGAAAATGGCGACGATGCGGATAATGTTGTCGTTTCCGGCGACCCTTCGGCAGCTGccaatgccgtcaaggctgGCGAAAAGTCCTTGAAAGATAAGAAGATTCCCGAGGCAGATCGGACAACAACTCCCTACATGACCAAGTACGAAAGAGCACGTATTCTTGGCACTCGCGCTCTGCAGATTAG CATGAATGCGCCAGTGTTGGTGGATCTCGAAGGCGAGACCGACCCCCTTCAGATTGCCATCAAGGAACTTCGCGAGAAGAAGATTCCCCTAATTGTCAGGCGATATATGCCTGATGGCTA CTACGAGGATTGGACATGCGAGGAATTGCTGCAATAG
- the PFS2 gene encoding Polyadenylation factor subunit 2, which translates to MAYEPRGEHGGGGQDGTSMKARGRRPVTDYSSTVTHWLRNRVPNYKGSYNGEAERPSASYIVDMLPPAARPTNAADTIPIKHLHSSLNKIKHPINVVRWTPEGRRLLTASTSGEFTLWNGTGFNFETIMQAHDSAIRALEYSHSDDWLISGDHDGLIKYWQPNFNNVQSINAHSDPIRDLAFSPNDSKFVSASDDSTLKIFDFALGQMESKLEGHGWDAKSVDWHPTKGLLVSGSKDHLVKLWDPRTTRCLTTLHGHKSTITKVMFERVRGACLATSARDQTARVFDLRMMRDICLLKGHEKDISTLTFHPVHANLLTTGGMDGALFHYLLDSPNPPAGQPLTVAPYDSMDPSTTPAQSVWPMHRVPFAHDYAVWSLDWHPLGHILASGSNDRITRFWTRARPGDADVSQDRYHIGEAAAEAQGTWDRRGNRRQRQEEEQQEMEDEMDALVDQDATKLPAPSSLPGIPGLPLGGGSALPGLTAGLPPPPPIPGVGSSGPPPPPFPLPGLNGAPPPPLPGLDPNHPPDPAQLLEMMKKAGVPLPPPGALPPGLIPPMGAIPPPGNFPFPVPPPPMHTEENDTRRRAPLPSQEESLRQEQRQGKYTRAR; encoded by the exons ATGGCTTACGAGCCACGCGGTGAACATGGGGGAGGTGGCCAGGATGGCACATCCATGAAGGCAAGAGGTCGAA GGCCCGTTACCGATTACAGTTCTACTGTCACGCACTGGCTGCGGAATAGAGTCCCCAACTACAAGGGCTCGTACAATGGCGAGGCGGAACGGCCAAGCGCAAGCTATATCGTCGAC ATGCTGCCACCTGCTGCGCGACCAACAAATGCCGCAGACACAATTCCAATCAAACATCTTCATTCTTCACTAAACAAAATCAAGCATCCCATTAACGTGGTCCGATGGACCCCAGAGGGCCGCAGGTTATTAACAGCCTCGACAAGCGGCGAATTTACGCTCTGGAACGGTACGGGGTTCAACTTTGAAACGATTATGCAGGCTCACGATTCAGCAATTCGAGCACTGGAGTACTCCCATAGCGACGACTGGCTGATATCTGGTGACCATGACGGACTTATTAAATATTGGCAGCCCAACTTCAACAATGTTCAAAGTATAAATGCACACTCCGATCCAATTCGGGATCTGGCATTCAGCCCGAATGATTCTAAATTCGTCAGCGCCTCTGACGATTCAACACTCAAGATATTCGACTTTGCACTGGGACAGATGGAATCGAAGTTGGAAGGACACGGTTGGGATGCCAAAAGCGTTGATTGGCACCCCACCAAGGGATTGCTGGTGTCAGGATCAAAGGATCATTTGGTTAAGCTGTGGGATCCCAGGACCACTCGTTGTCTCACCACCCTCCACGGCCACAAGAGCACAATCACCAAAGTCATGTTTGAACGCGTGCGGGGAGCTTGCCTGGCAACATCAGCACGGGACCAAACGGCGCGTGTCTTTGACCTCAGGATGATGCGAGACATTTGCCTCCTCAAGGGCCACGAAAAGGACATCTCGACACTGACGTTTCACCCCGTGCATGCCAACCTTCTCACCACGGGAGGCATGGATGGCGCTCTCTTCCACTACCTCCTCGATTCGCCAAATCCTCCTGCAGGTCAGCCCTTAACTGTGGCCCCCTATGACAGCATGGATCCGTCCACCACACCGGCCCAGTCCGTCTGGCCGATGCACAGAGTCCCATTTGCGCACGACTACGCCGTGTGGTCATTAGATTGGCACCCGCTTGGACATATCCTCGCATCTGGTTCCAATGACCGTATCACACGTTTCTGGACCCGAGCCCGCCCAGGGGATGCCGACGTTTCTCAGGACAGATACCACATTGGCGAAGCGGCCGCTGAGGCACAAGGAACCTGGGATCGTCGCGGAAACCGCCGCCAGAGACAGGAAGAAGAACAGCAAGAAATGGAAGATGAGATGGACGCGCTCGTGGACCAAGACGCCACCAAACTCCCTGCGCCGTCTTCCCTCCCAGGCATTCCTGGTCTCCCTCTGGGAGGCGGTTCGGCACTGCCCGGTCTCACAGCCGGCCTGCCACCTCCTCCCCCCATCCCAGGCGTTGGATCAAGCGGCCCTCCACCACCGCCGTTCCCATTACCAGGGCTCAACGGcgctcctccaccacctctACCTGGCCTCGACCCAAATCATCCCCCAGACCCGGCACAACTCCTCGaaatgatgaagaaggcgggcGTCCCCCTTCCACCGCCCGGTGCCTTGCCTCCAGGTCTCATCCCACCGATGGGGGCTATCCCCCCGCCAGGAAACTTTCCCTTTCCTGttccgcctcctccaatgCACACGGAGGAGAATGACACGAGACGACGGGCGCCGTTACCGAGTCAGGAGGAGAGTTTACGCCAGGAGCAGCGACAGGGGAAGTACACTAGGGCACGATAG
- the sfc2 gene encoding Transcription factor IIIA: MSKRRPVEEAIEASPVKKLHIDCAPQYDDGDDDFTPSESPSSMADAESPATVATTPRAKFPSDLKTLACTWPGCTKAFNRPARLRDHLNSHTNSRPFKCPYDDCDKDYIEDKHLKQHIKAAHTNERKYACQVPGCGKSFVTGTRLKRHQAVHEGAERFRCKDCGQSFRKRETLTKHVRKEHLHIRAYACSEQDCTESFDSKPALKRHREKIHGEIKYWCGECGLKAEEDGTQTRVGFTTELLLHAHLKKEHQNCLFCDFKPSSRWELDQHVDMYHSGKTVKDRQTHACTHEGCNKKFTKKSNLKAHVRSAHEGFRFVCGDVTPSGPEFAAWTNDQGCGAKFSTKVRLDDHIRFIHLGHERPKLPKPGSPSESPTAFIDEISGLANQAKHTVFCPDCNEGFKRYHDLQVHLSHGHQQPDPPSHSAPFLHLDDGDDELSLGREEFHASWPEDTAQDEIFAAQMDYGPPKDEWLEDEANIMLLARDSSHEEHIDPNLARL; this comes from the exons ATGAGCAAGCGAAGGCCCGTAGAGGAGGCTATTGAAGCTTCCCCAGTAAAGAAACTGCACATAGACTGTGCTCCTCAGT ACgacgatggtgatgacgactTTACACCGTCCGAATCACCGAGCTCAATGGCAGACGCCGAGTCACCTGCAACCGTAGCAACTACGCCAAGAGCCAAGTTCCCGTCAGACCTCAAAACTCTAGCCTGCACATGGCCAGGGTGTACCAAGGCATTCAACCGGCCAGCCAGACTCCGAGACCACCTCAACTCACACACCAATTCCCGCCCATTCAAGTGCCCCTATGATGACTGTGATAAGGACTACATAGAGGATAAACACCTGAAGCAGCACATTAAAGCAGCACACACAAACGAACGCAAATACGCCTGCCAAGTCCCGGGCTGCGGCAAAAGCTTCGTTACAGGCACCAGATTGAAGCGCCACCAGGCCGTTCACGAAGGCGCCGAACGATTCCGCTGCAAAGACTGTGGACAGAGCTTCCGAAAAAGAGAAACTCTCACAAAGCATGTGCGCAAAGAACACCTACACATCCGGGCATACGCCTGTTCTGAGCAAGACTGCACAGAGTCATTCGACTCGAAGCCGGCGTTGAAACGCCACCGGGAGAAGATACACGGAGAAATCAAATACTGGTGTGGAGAGTGCGGCCTgaaagcagaagaagacggcacACAAACCCGCGTGGGATTCACGACTGAACTGCTCCTCCACGCCCACCTGAAGAAGGAACACCAAAACTGTCTCTTCTGCGACTTCAAGCCCTCATCACGCTGGGAGCTTGACCAGCACGTAGACATGTACCACTCCGGAAAGACCGTCAAGGACCGCCAGACACACGCCTGCACCCACGAGGGCTGCAACAAGAAATTCACCAAAAAGTCCAACCTCAAGGCCCACGTCCGCTCAGCCCACGAAGGCTTCCGCTTCGTATGCGGCGACGTGACGCCCTCGGGGCCAGAGTTCGCAGCCTGGACCAACGACCAAGGCTGCGGCGCCAAGTTTAGCACCAAGGTCCGCCTCGACGACCACATCCGCTTCAtccacctcggccacgaGCGCCCCAAGTTGCCCAAGCCAGGCAGCCCCAGCGAGAGCCCGACCGCCTTCATCGACGAGATTTCCGGCCTCGCAAACCAAGCCAAGCACACTGTGTTTTGCCCCGACTGCAACGAGGGGTTCAAACGCTACCACGATCTCCAAGTCCACCTGTCTCATGGCCACCAGCAGCCCGACCCGCCAAGTCACTCTGCCCCCTTCCTGCACCTGGATGACGGGGACGATGAATTATCCTTAGGGAGAGAGGAGTTCCACGCCTCGTGGCCCGAGGACACGGCGCAGGATGAAATTTTTGCCGCCCAGATGGACTACGGCCCCCCAAAGGACGAGTGGCTTGAGGATGAGGCCAACATTATGCTGTTGGCGCGTGACTCATCGCACGAGGAGCACATTGATCCTAATCTTGCTAGATTATAG